The following proteins are co-located in the Paludibaculum fermentans genome:
- a CDS encoding HNH endonuclease, translating into MITTPDRLHRPVLVLNASYEPINICAARRALVLVLKGVALTEEHTPGTFHAQRAAVPMPSVIRLLEYRRIPHQTRALSRKNIMMRDRYTCQYCHKVFNSADLTLDHVIPRSRSGETTWENLVACCHSCNNKKGNRTPEEAGMRLLHQPRPFNLHTGRHLMRLLAKSDEQWKKYLFY; encoded by the coding sequence ATGATCACGACACCCGACCGCCTGCACAGGCCGGTGCTCGTGCTGAATGCCAGCTACGAGCCCATTAACATCTGTGCCGCGCGCCGTGCCCTCGTGCTCGTCTTGAAAGGCGTTGCCTTGACCGAAGAACACACGCCGGGCACGTTTCATGCCCAGCGGGCGGCCGTCCCGATGCCCAGCGTTATCCGTCTGTTGGAGTACCGTCGAATCCCGCATCAAACACGGGCACTTTCCCGCAAGAACATTATGATGCGCGACCGCTACACCTGCCAGTACTGCCACAAAGTTTTCAATAGCGCCGATCTGACGCTCGATCACGTCATTCCACGCTCACGGAGCGGGGAAACCACCTGGGAAAACTTGGTCGCCTGCTGCCATTCCTGCAATAACAAAAAAGGCAACCGGACTCCCGAAGAGGCGGGTATGCGCCTGCTGCACCAGCCGCGACCCTTCAACCTGCACACTGGACGCCACCTCATGCGCCTGCTGGCGAAGAGTGACGAGCAGTGGAAGAAGTACCTGTTTTATTAA
- a CDS encoding PhzF family phenazine biosynthesis protein has product MLSRREFHALSALTSMSANAPVRTFAFEWWDVFTTQPLTGNQLAVFPDASGLTDADMQRIAREMNLSETTFVLPRDKATEANQGVKVRIFTREQEIPFGGHPALGTACLLRERVGDLVKLDLGVGPVPVSFTKQPSGLVFGDMLQADPVFAESHEPARIAPLLGLWVEDLDTSLPIQNVSTGRPNLIVMLRSLDAIRRLKVNWSEARAYFASGDTQRGFYVMTREVETPGVFLHARKPSAAQEDPATGSAAGCAIAWLVRHGLVESGQRVRFEQGIEMKRPGELHVSAVKSGDRIHEVRVGGYCVRVMQGHLTL; this is encoded by the coding sequence ATGCTCTCCCGACGCGAGTTTCACGCTCTCTCGGCCCTCACTTCCATGTCAGCCAACGCCCCTGTACGCACGTTTGCTTTTGAATGGTGGGACGTCTTCACCACGCAACCCCTCACCGGCAACCAACTTGCCGTATTCCCCGACGCCAGCGGCCTGACCGATGCCGACATGCAACGCATTGCCCGCGAGATGAATCTCTCCGAGACCACTTTCGTCCTGCCCCGAGATAAAGCCACGGAAGCGAACCAGGGCGTGAAAGTCCGCATCTTCACGCGAGAGCAGGAGATCCCGTTCGGAGGACATCCCGCCCTCGGCACGGCCTGCCTATTGCGGGAGCGCGTCGGTGATCTGGTCAAGCTCGATCTTGGAGTCGGGCCGGTGCCCGTCTCCTTCACCAAGCAGCCCAGCGGCCTGGTTTTCGGCGATATGTTGCAGGCCGACCCGGTGTTTGCCGAGTCGCATGAACCGGCCCGCATCGCGCCGTTGTTGGGCCTGTGGGTCGAAGATCTGGACACCAGTCTGCCGATTCAGAATGTCTCCACCGGCCGGCCGAATCTGATCGTGATGCTACGGTCCCTGGATGCCATCCGGCGGCTGAAGGTGAACTGGAGTGAGGCCCGCGCGTACTTCGCATCTGGGGACACTCAGCGAGGCTTCTACGTGATGACGCGGGAAGTGGAGACGCCGGGCGTATTCCTGCATGCGCGCAAGCCGAGCGCCGCCCAGGAGGATCCGGCCACTGGCTCCGCCGCGGGCTGCGCCATTGCCTGGCTCGTCAGGCACGGCTTGGTCGAATCCGGACAGCGCGTCCGCTTCGAACAGGGGATTGAGATGAAGCGGCCCGGCGAACTGCACGTCAGCGCGGTGAAGTCGGGCGACCGGATTCACGAGGTGAGGGTGGGGGGCTATTGTGTGCGCGTGATGCAGGGGCATCTCACCCTCTGA
- a CDS encoding ComF family protein translates to MNSDGVCGLCAAGLTRYDAAYAFGDYDGELRDLIHLFKYHRMRALARPLGRLLTRALPRDQIFDSIVPMPIHWRKLLSRGFNQSRLLAGEVARRTGLPVAACLRRKRNARAQAGLSGKQRRANVAGAFFVPKGSRPTGQRLLLIDDVFTTGATANAAATALKRAGAARVSVLTLARTDRLSGFQVVRIADGMERSD, encoded by the coding sequence TTGAACAGTGATGGAGTCTGCGGTCTGTGCGCCGCGGGTTTGACCCGGTACGACGCCGCCTACGCCTTTGGCGACTACGACGGTGAACTGCGCGACCTGATTCATTTGTTCAAATACCACCGAATGCGGGCGCTGGCGCGGCCACTGGGCCGCCTGCTGACGCGTGCACTGCCGAGAGACCAGATCTTTGACTCCATTGTGCCGATGCCCATCCATTGGCGCAAACTTCTCTCCAGAGGATTCAATCAGAGCCGGTTACTGGCCGGGGAGGTAGCACGCAGAACCGGGTTGCCTGTGGCAGCCTGCCTGCGCCGCAAACGAAACGCGCGCGCGCAGGCGGGATTGAGCGGAAAACAGCGCCGGGCCAACGTTGCCGGCGCTTTTTTTGTACCCAAGGGCAGCCGCCCCACCGGGCAACGCCTTTTACTGATCGACGATGTTTTCACGACCGGAGCCACGGCCAATGCCGCCGCCACTGCCCTGAAACGGGCGGGCGCCGCGCGCGTCAGCGTTCTCACGTTGGCCAGGACCGACCGGTTGAGCGGATTTCAAGTGGTAAGAATCGCTGATGGAATGGAGAGGAGTGACTGA
- a CDS encoding Gfo/Idh/MocA family protein: MTSRRRLLQAAAIGFPTIVKASALGLNNAVPPSDRVTLATVGVGWMGSGHVEEFLKCSGLQYVALADLDGHHLTENKAVIDTHYGDQGCAAYRSFEEIMGRRDIDAVSIAVPDHWHGLVAFSAARAGKDIYCEKPLAHNFNEGRRMVEAAQQANRIWQTGSWQRSKENFRKGCELVRNGAVGKIHTVEVGLPDGHVDFAKTKDRTSVTEPPAWLWYDRWLGPAPDMPYVEARIHKNWRWNYATGGGQLMDWVGHHVDIAHWGMGWDETGPSEVEGVGEFPAKDAIWNTATRYKVVCKYPQNVTMTIAGGYDEVRSGTKWIGDKGWVWVDRGKIEASDPGLLESKAVATIPYPVSPGHYQEFINSVKSRKKTLTPAEVALRSATPGWLGNIAMFTGRKLKWDAARMEIVADADATAMLGRVMRAPWKL, from the coding sequence ATGACTTCCCGACGTAGATTATTGCAGGCTGCCGCGATCGGCTTCCCCACTATCGTGAAGGCTTCCGCTTTGGGGCTCAACAATGCTGTCCCGCCCAGCGACCGGGTGACTCTTGCAACGGTCGGCGTCGGCTGGATGGGCAGCGGCCACGTGGAGGAGTTCCTGAAATGCTCCGGCCTGCAGTATGTCGCTCTTGCCGACCTGGACGGACACCATCTCACCGAGAACAAGGCGGTCATCGACACGCATTATGGCGACCAGGGCTGCGCCGCCTACCGCTCGTTCGAGGAGATCATGGGGCGCCGCGATATCGATGCGGTGAGCATCGCTGTGCCGGACCACTGGCACGGGTTGGTGGCCTTTAGCGCGGCGCGCGCCGGCAAGGATATCTACTGCGAGAAGCCGCTGGCTCACAACTTCAATGAAGGCCGGCGCATGGTGGAAGCGGCCCAGCAGGCGAATCGAATCTGGCAGACGGGCAGTTGGCAGCGGTCGAAGGAGAACTTCCGCAAGGGCTGCGAGTTGGTGCGCAATGGAGCGGTGGGCAAGATTCACACGGTGGAGGTCGGTCTACCCGACGGACACGTCGATTTCGCCAAAACCAAAGACAGGACCAGCGTGACTGAGCCGCCGGCGTGGCTCTGGTACGACCGCTGGCTGGGGCCGGCCCCGGACATGCCATACGTCGAAGCCCGGATTCATAAGAACTGGCGCTGGAACTACGCCACGGGCGGCGGGCAGTTGATGGATTGGGTGGGTCACCATGTGGACATCGCGCACTGGGGGATGGGTTGGGACGAGACCGGTCCGAGCGAAGTCGAGGGCGTGGGTGAGTTTCCAGCGAAAGACGCGATCTGGAATACCGCGACCCGCTACAAAGTGGTCTGCAAATATCCCCAGAATGTCACAATGACCATCGCCGGCGGCTACGACGAGGTCCGCAGCGGTACTAAATGGATCGGCGATAAAGGGTGGGTCTGGGTCGACCGCGGCAAGATCGAGGCGTCGGATCCGGGCCTGCTGGAGTCCAAAGCAGTGGCGACCATCCCATATCCCGTGTCCCCTGGCCACTACCAGGAATTCATCAATTCCGTGAAATCGCGCAAGAAGACGCTGACGCCGGCTGAAGTGGCGCTGCGCTCGGCCACACCGGGTTGGCTTGGCAATATTGCCATGTTTACCGGCCGCAAACTCAAATGGGATGCCGCGAGGATGGAGATTGTGGCAGACGCGGACGCGACCGCAATGCTGGGGCGTGTGATGCGGGCGCCCTGGAAGCTGTAG
- a CDS encoding NAD-dependent epimerase/dehydratase family protein, with protein sequence MKIFVAGASGAIGQPLVAHLVRQGHTVTGMIQTESGAQKMHALGATPALVNAFDGPGLEAALRASRAEIVIDELTALPATPMNLAAALPRDRRLRIEGGGNLRRAAQASGIRRYIQQSGAMFLSAGDGLADESVPMAVDASPGVAFCAQLYTDLEARALESTWTENVILRYGFLYGPNTWYSPDGGTAEMMRLGQFPIVGEGEAVWSFIHVEDAALATIAAISAPPGVYNIVDDSPAPSYVWLPCFAKWVGAPPPARVTEDFARTLAGEDAVYYGNKLRGASNAKARQVLQFQPRQTEWLETTEP encoded by the coding sequence ATGAAGATCTTCGTTGCAGGTGCCAGTGGCGCTATCGGGCAACCACTGGTGGCGCACCTGGTGCGCCAGGGGCATACCGTTACGGGGATGATCCAAACCGAGTCCGGTGCGCAGAAGATGCATGCGCTGGGCGCCACTCCTGCCCTGGTGAACGCGTTCGATGGGCCGGGTTTGGAAGCAGCCTTACGCGCCTCCCGGGCAGAGATCGTAATCGATGAACTGACGGCGCTGCCTGCCACGCCGATGAACTTGGCTGCTGCCTTGCCAAGGGACCGCCGACTCCGGATTGAAGGCGGTGGCAATCTGCGCCGCGCGGCCCAGGCCAGCGGAATTCGGCGCTACATCCAACAGTCTGGCGCGATGTTCCTCAGCGCTGGCGACGGGCTGGCGGACGAGTCCGTGCCCATGGCCGTCGATGCTAGTCCCGGAGTTGCCTTCTGCGCACAGCTCTACACGGATCTGGAAGCTCGCGCTCTCGAATCGACGTGGACGGAAAACGTCATCCTCCGCTATGGGTTCCTGTATGGGCCTAACACGTGGTATTCCCCGGACGGCGGGACCGCCGAGATGATGCGCCTGGGGCAGTTTCCGATCGTAGGAGAAGGCGAGGCCGTCTGGTCGTTTATTCATGTGGAGGATGCGGCCTTGGCGACCATCGCTGCGATCTCGGCGCCGCCGGGCGTGTACAACATCGTCGATGACAGCCCCGCGCCCTCCTACGTCTGGCTGCCTTGCTTCGCGAAATGGGTGGGTGCGCCACCGCCTGCCCGGGTCACCGAGGATTTTGCCCGCACGCTTGCCGGCGAGGATGCGGTCTACTACGGAAACAAGCTCAGGGGCGCCTCCAATGCGAAGGCTCGGCAAGTTCTCCAGTTCCAGCCTCGCCAGACCGAGTGGCTCGAGACTACCGAGCCCTAG
- a CDS encoding PQQ-dependent sugar dehydrogenase: protein MTTSLLVVLAVALGASATAADPPKLPAPYHTPSASNAPRVVDRPNGARLTVPAGFSIEEYASGFSTPRYMIYGPSGEILLTESGRQGGVYALVDRNKDGKISEDEKVRLIDKLYRPFGLAIWKDYLYVGEVTSIKRYKYDSKVVRLGPGEEVVSLKDADEGHWTRSLLFDRKGQKFYVGVGSKSNVSPGEPEIRATISRYNPDGTGREIIASGTRNPIGLALYPGSDTLWAAVQERDGLGDDLVPDYFTSIKPGGFYGWPFSYIGPHEDPRNKGQRADLVARTIVPDVVLPAHVAVLDARFYTGKMFPAKYQGGAFLAFHGSWNRAQRIGYSVVFVPFKDGKPSGLREDFLSGFMTDPNSKDVWGRPVGLLPMTDGSLLVTDDGGNKIWRISYRK, encoded by the coding sequence ATGACGACTTCCCTCCTGGTTGTGCTTGCGGTGGCTCTGGGCGCTTCCGCCACGGCCGCCGATCCGCCCAAACTCCCCGCACCCTACCACACGCCCTCCGCCTCCAATGCGCCTCGTGTCGTCGACCGGCCCAATGGCGCCCGTCTCACCGTGCCCGCCGGCTTTTCCATTGAGGAATACGCCTCCGGATTCTCCACGCCGCGGTACATGATCTATGGCCCCTCCGGTGAGATCCTGCTCACCGAAAGCGGCCGCCAGGGCGGCGTCTACGCCCTGGTCGACAGGAACAAAGACGGCAAGATCTCAGAGGACGAAAAGGTCCGGCTGATCGACAAACTCTACCGCCCCTTCGGCTTGGCGATCTGGAAAGACTACCTCTACGTCGGCGAAGTCACTTCCATCAAGCGCTACAAGTATGATTCCAAGGTAGTGAGGCTGGGGCCCGGAGAGGAAGTTGTTTCGCTGAAGGACGCGGACGAAGGCCACTGGACGCGCAGCCTTCTGTTCGACCGCAAGGGTCAGAAGTTTTATGTGGGCGTCGGTTCGAAATCCAATGTCTCGCCGGGCGAGCCTGAGATCCGCGCCACCATCTCCCGCTACAACCCAGACGGCACCGGCCGCGAAATCATTGCTTCCGGGACCCGAAATCCCATCGGCCTGGCGCTCTACCCGGGCTCAGACACGCTGTGGGCCGCAGTGCAGGAGCGCGACGGCCTTGGCGATGATCTGGTGCCCGACTACTTCACCTCCATCAAGCCTGGCGGCTTCTACGGTTGGCCGTTCTCCTACATCGGCCCGCATGAAGATCCGCGGAATAAGGGACAAAGGGCCGACCTGGTGGCCCGCACGATCGTGCCCGACGTCGTGCTGCCAGCCCATGTGGCCGTACTCGACGCCCGCTTCTACACGGGTAAGATGTTCCCGGCCAAGTATCAGGGCGGCGCCTTCCTGGCCTTTCACGGTTCCTGGAATCGCGCCCAGCGCATCGGCTACTCCGTGGTGTTTGTACCTTTTAAGGACGGCAAGCCCAGCGGCCTGCGGGAAGACTTTCTCTCCGGCTTCATGACGGATCCCAACTCCAAGGACGTCTGGGGCCGGCCTGTCGGCCTGCTGCCCATGACGGATGGCAGCCTCCTCGTCACCGACGACGGGGGGAACAAAATCTGGCGCATCTCCTACAGGAAGTAG
- the infC gene encoding translation initiation factor IF-3 yields MYPSRFPRPRIKVRENVNEAIRAREVRAVFPDGSVEVMPTQAAIRRAQELGLDLILIAPTAEPPVAKAMDYGQWQYEVKKKQHEAKKKQHVIQVKELKFRPNTDDHDYTFKMNHAMRFLAEGNRVKAVVQFRGREIAHVDLGKKLLLRFAGDLAEHGAVEGSPKLEGRNAHVIISPLKKDAVKEKPKAPPKPPPPPPASPDSGRA; encoded by the coding sequence ATGTATCCTTCTAGGTTTCCCCGCCCCCGAATCAAAGTAAGAGAAAACGTCAACGAGGCCATCCGGGCGCGAGAAGTGCGCGCCGTCTTTCCGGACGGCTCAGTAGAGGTGATGCCTACCCAGGCGGCTATCCGCCGGGCACAGGAGCTAGGGCTCGACCTCATTCTGATTGCGCCGACGGCGGAGCCGCCGGTGGCCAAGGCCATGGATTATGGCCAGTGGCAGTACGAGGTCAAGAAGAAGCAGCACGAGGCGAAGAAGAAGCAGCACGTGATTCAGGTGAAGGAACTGAAGTTCCGTCCCAACACGGACGATCACGACTACACCTTCAAAATGAACCACGCCATGCGGTTTCTCGCCGAGGGTAACCGGGTGAAAGCCGTGGTTCAGTTCCGCGGCCGAGAGATTGCGCACGTGGACCTGGGCAAGAAGCTTCTGCTGCGGTTTGCCGGTGATCTGGCGGAACACGGCGCGGTGGAAGGCTCCCCCAAACTGGAAGGGCGCAACGCGCACGTCATCATAAGCCCCTTGAAGAAGGACGCTGTCAAGGAAAAGCCCAAGGCACCGCCAAAGCCCCCGCCGCCGCCACCGGCATCGCCGGACTCAGGCCGGGCCTAG
- a CDS encoding dihydrodipicolinate synthase family protein: protein MSDNNSFSGIIPPLVTPLLEPERLDIGGLERLIERGIAGGVDGFFLLGTTGEAPNLSHRLQREFIQRATQIIGGRKPVLTGITDCCLTEALDLSRYAAGCGGTAVVFAPPYYYPLSQEELLRYCLRLIDSLPLPFFLYNIPSHTRNTFERATARVLSHHPNCLGIKDSSGDWPYFAGLLEDYRDRKDFAVLMGPEEMLDQAVLAGADGGVSGGANLYPKLYVDTCRAAREGRVGEAQALQATIQRLSEKIYEPAGYLRGMKCALELTGVCSGALTEPFAPLEDEQRAGVRQALIELGLL from the coding sequence ATGTCAGACAACAACTCCTTCTCAGGGATTATTCCCCCCCTTGTCACCCCGCTTCTGGAACCGGAACGCCTTGATATTGGCGGACTGGAACGACTGATCGAGCGCGGTATTGCCGGCGGTGTCGACGGCTTCTTTCTTCTAGGCACAACCGGTGAGGCTCCGAACTTGAGCCACCGGCTGCAACGCGAGTTTATCCAACGCGCGACGCAGATCATCGGCGGCCGGAAACCGGTACTCACCGGGATCACCGACTGCTGCCTGACTGAGGCGTTGGATCTCTCTCGGTACGCCGCCGGGTGCGGCGGAACCGCGGTGGTGTTTGCTCCGCCTTACTACTACCCGCTCTCACAGGAAGAACTGCTGCGCTACTGCCTGCGCCTGATCGACTCGCTGCCGCTGCCCTTCTTTCTCTACAACATCCCCAGCCACACCCGGAACACGTTCGAGCGAGCGACGGCGCGAGTGCTCAGCCATCATCCGAATTGCCTCGGGATCAAGGACAGTTCCGGCGACTGGCCTTACTTCGCCGGACTGTTGGAGGACTACCGGGACCGCAAGGACTTCGCGGTGCTGATGGGGCCCGAAGAGATGCTCGACCAGGCTGTGCTGGCGGGAGCAGACGGCGGTGTCTCCGGTGGTGCGAATCTATATCCCAAACTATATGTAGATACCTGCAGGGCTGCCCGGGAGGGGCGGGTTGGCGAGGCGCAGGCACTGCAGGCGACTATTCAGAGGCTGAGCGAGAAGATCTATGAGCCTGCCGGCTACTTACGGGGCATGAAGTGCGCGTTGGAACTCACCGGGGTCTGCTCTGGCGCGCTCACTGAGCCGTTCGCTCCGTTGGAGGATGAACAACGTGCCGGTGTGCGCCAAGCCCTGATCGAACTCGGGCTGCTCTAG
- a CDS encoding sulfatase, with translation MKRSFCETNRRGFLSTLAAMPAVTAQSAPAGRMNVLFVLADDLGWSDLACYGSNYHETPNLDEFARTAVRFTNAYASAPVCSPTRAALLTGKSPARLGMTTWHEASMDPPKDRPMLPARSEGNLPLSEISLARLYRQAGYYAAHVGKWHLGTAGYYPEAHGFALNIGGTFWGAPQTYFHPFSGDRHYGGEFRYVPGLPHSRPGDYLPDLLTNAALDVIDRKGGQPFFLNYWCHSVHTPIEAPAELIDKFRRKLEPRHTHRNPAYAAMLARYDYNVGRLLDRLKSTGLDRNTIVIFTSDNGGYTEKFDGVPVTNNLPLRSGKGSLYEGGLRVPLMIRVPDVTPAGTVCHAPVITTDFYPTLQDLNGLPPGTQTLDGVSIAGLLRNPDSAVADRDLCFHFPHYYTTTTPVSAIRSGSWKLLEYLDSGRLELFDLREDPGESIDLAAKLPDVVRSLQSRLAAWRKASGARMPRVNPDFK, from the coding sequence ATGAAGCGCTCTTTCTGCGAGACGAACCGGCGCGGCTTCCTATCCACACTGGCGGCGATGCCCGCGGTGACTGCACAGTCGGCGCCTGCGGGGCGGATGAATGTCCTGTTTGTCCTGGCCGACGACCTCGGCTGGTCTGACCTCGCGTGCTACGGCTCGAACTATCACGAAACACCGAACCTGGACGAGTTCGCCCGAACGGCGGTCCGCTTCACCAACGCCTACGCCTCGGCTCCGGTTTGCTCGCCCACCAGGGCGGCCTTGCTGACTGGCAAGTCCCCGGCCCGGCTAGGGATGACGACCTGGCACGAGGCATCCATGGATCCGCCGAAGGATCGGCCGATGCTGCCGGCGCGCTCGGAAGGCAATCTCCCTTTATCCGAGATCTCCCTGGCGAGACTGTACCGCCAGGCTGGCTACTACGCCGCGCATGTCGGCAAATGGCACCTGGGGACCGCTGGATACTATCCAGAAGCGCACGGATTTGCTCTGAACATCGGGGGCACCTTCTGGGGCGCACCGCAGACCTATTTTCACCCGTTCAGCGGCGACCGCCATTACGGGGGAGAATTCCGGTATGTGCCGGGGCTGCCGCACTCAAGACCAGGCGACTACCTGCCGGATCTGCTCACCAATGCAGCTCTGGATGTCATTGACCGCAAAGGCGGTCAGCCGTTCTTCCTGAATTACTGGTGCCATTCGGTTCACACGCCCATCGAGGCGCCGGCGGAGCTGATTGATAAGTTCCGGCGCAAGCTGGAGCCGCGTCACACGCACAGGAACCCGGCCTACGCCGCGATGCTGGCGCGGTATGACTACAACGTGGGAAGACTGCTCGACCGGCTGAAGAGCACCGGCCTCGACCGCAATACGATCGTCATTTTCACATCAGACAACGGCGGCTACACCGAGAAATTCGATGGGGTGCCGGTGACCAACAACCTGCCGCTGCGTTCCGGCAAAGGGTCGCTTTATGAGGGCGGGTTACGCGTGCCGCTGATGATCAGGGTGCCGGATGTGACACCGGCGGGTACCGTTTGCCATGCTCCGGTGATCACGACCGACTTCTACCCCACGCTGCAGGATCTGAATGGACTTCCGCCGGGCACCCAAACGCTGGACGGGGTCTCGATCGCCGGCCTCCTGAGGAACCCGGATAGTGCCGTGGCCGATCGGGACCTTTGTTTCCACTTTCCGCACTACTATACGACGACAACACCTGTTTCGGCGATCCGTTCCGGTTCGTGGAAGCTGCTGGAGTACCTGGACAGCGGCCGGCTGGAGCTGTTCGATCTGCGCGAAGACCCCGGAGAATCCATAGACTTGGCCGCAAAGCTACCGGACGTGGTGCGTTCCCTTCAGTCGCGGCTCGCCGCCTGGAGGAAGGCCTCCGGAGCGCGAATGCCGCGCGTAAATCCTGACTTTAAGTAG
- a CDS encoding ABC-F family ATP-binding cassette domain-containing protein — protein sequence METREDPPPPILYPSNRMAGTMTSTSLWFTGKRRMALLLNCQSIARQFGATTLFENVSLTISDGERHGMIGPNGAGKSTLLKVLAGLDQADRGEVALRKGVRMTYVPQDPVFEPKKTVREILDEAAFEPTLVPVALGQAGFTDPTVRAGELSGGWRKRLAIAVALVDRPDLMLLDEPTNHLDIEGIAWLERMLAAAPFGCVVVSHDRYFLENVATNMMELNRVYPDGLFRVAGNYSTFLEKREQYFEAQSKHREALEIRVKREVEWLRRGAKARTRKSKARIGTANEMIAALDDIETRTRTAKAQIDFTASDRKTKKLIEVTGLEYGIGGRTLMRNLDFVLAPGRSLGLAGPNGSGKTTLLRLLLDQLKPTAGEIRRADNLRVVYFEQNRQQIDPALTLRRALAPEGDSVVFNGRTIHVNGWAKQFLFKEEQLVQPVGSLSGGERARVHIARLMLEQADVLLLDEPTNDLDIPTLEVLEDSLAEFPGALVLVTHDRYLMDRVTNAVLGLDGDGGARIYADLSQWEAGLKEARQAKAALAKSQSAPAGKSAEAAPKKRLSYLDQREWEGMEEKILQAEATLEQAHTEVHDASIEGEARRLEAAYAAMQAAQTEVDRLYARWAELEAKLS from the coding sequence GTGGAAACTCGGGAAGACCCACCTCCGCCCATATTATACCCCAGCAATCGGATGGCCGGGACGATGACATCCACAAGCCTGTGGTTCACTGGAAAGAGACGCATGGCGCTGCTGCTCAACTGCCAATCCATCGCCCGCCAATTTGGGGCCACCACTCTCTTCGAAAACGTGTCGCTGACGATCAGCGACGGCGAACGCCATGGCATGATCGGCCCGAATGGCGCCGGAAAGTCCACGCTCCTCAAGGTCTTGGCCGGACTGGACCAAGCCGACCGCGGAGAAGTCGCGCTTCGCAAGGGTGTGCGGATGACCTACGTCCCGCAGGATCCTGTTTTTGAGCCAAAGAAAACAGTCCGCGAGATTCTTGACGAGGCGGCATTTGAACCCACGCTCGTTCCCGTAGCGCTCGGACAAGCGGGTTTCACCGACCCGACGGTGCGTGCCGGAGAACTCTCCGGAGGCTGGCGCAAGCGCCTGGCGATCGCGGTGGCGCTGGTCGACCGCCCGGATCTGATGCTGCTGGACGAACCCACAAACCACCTGGACATCGAGGGGATTGCGTGGCTGGAGCGGATGCTGGCGGCCGCCCCGTTCGGCTGCGTCGTGGTGAGCCACGACCGCTACTTCCTGGAAAATGTGGCCACGAACATGATGGAGTTGAACCGTGTTTATCCGGACGGATTGTTCCGGGTAGCCGGCAACTACAGCACGTTCCTGGAGAAGCGGGAACAGTACTTTGAAGCGCAGTCCAAACACCGCGAGGCGCTGGAGATCCGAGTCAAACGCGAAGTGGAGTGGCTGCGGCGTGGAGCGAAGGCACGCACCCGCAAGTCGAAGGCGCGCATCGGTACCGCCAACGAGATGATTGCGGCCCTGGACGATATCGAGACCAGAACCCGCACGGCGAAGGCGCAGATTGACTTCACCGCCAGCGACCGGAAGACCAAGAAACTGATCGAAGTCACGGGGCTCGAGTACGGAATCGGCGGACGCACCCTGATGCGGAATCTCGATTTCGTGTTGGCGCCGGGCCGCAGCCTTGGCCTGGCCGGCCCGAACGGAAGCGGCAAAACCACGCTTTTGCGCCTGCTGCTAGACCAACTGAAGCCGACGGCGGGTGAGATCCGACGGGCCGACAATCTGCGGGTCGTTTACTTTGAGCAGAACCGGCAGCAAATTGATCCGGCACTGACGCTGCGGCGAGCGTTGGCACCGGAAGGCGACTCAGTGGTGTTTAACGGCCGTACGATCCATGTGAACGGTTGGGCAAAGCAGTTTCTCTTCAAAGAGGAACAACTGGTGCAGCCGGTAGGGAGTCTATCCGGTGGAGAGCGGGCGCGGGTCCATATCGCCCGCCTGATGCTGGAGCAGGCCGACGTCCTGTTGCTGGACGAACCCACGAACGACCTGGACATTCCGACCCTCGAAGTATTGGAAGACAGCCTGGCGGAGTTCCCAGGCGCGCTGGTGCTGGTCACGCACGACCGGTATTTGATGGACCGGGTGACCAACGCGGTCCTTGGCCTGGACGGCGACGGGGGCGCGCGGATCTATGCCGACCTGTCCCAGTGGGAAGCGGGCTTGAAAGAAGCCAGGCAGGCCAAGGCGGCTTTGGCGAAGTCGCAATCCGCTCCGGCTGGCAAATCTGCTGAAGCCGCACCGAAGAAGCGCCTTTCCTATCTCGACCAACGCGAGTGGGAAGGCATGGAGGAGAAGATCCTGCAGGCGGAAGCGACGCTAGAACAGGCACATACCGAGGTGCACGACGCGTCGATTGAAGGCGAGGCACGGCGACTGGAGGCCGCCTATGCGGCCATGCAGGCAGCACAGACGGAAGTGGATCGGCTTTACGCCCGATGGGCGGAGCTTGAAGCCAAACTCTCCTAG